From a region of the Cucumis sativus cultivar 9930 chromosome 6, Cucumber_9930_V3, whole genome shotgun sequence genome:
- the LOC116404761 gene encoding abl interactor homolog, with protein MAFRTCVLVLLGLLYQTNGINLFEVNEDNSVFENEFKAHVIIHPKQHIRFSRTKSKRIPDFDTHSGFGILSKDIRIPPFGPSQRSSDSTPPPSIVLHKESRMNFGILLKGVRTHSSGSSQRFSDSPPSPPPSIVLHKEPRIKFGILPKGVPTHSSGPSRRFSDSPPPPPPSIVLHKESRMNFGILPKGVSTHSSGPSRRFSDSPPLPPPSIVLHKKSGISFGILSKGVHILSSGPSERFSDSPPPPPPSIVLHKKSGISFGILPKGVRIPPSGPSPRFADSPPSNPSIVLH; from the coding sequence ATGGCCTTTAGAACTTGTGTTCTTGTACTCCTTGGCTTGCTCTATCAAACAAATGgtataaatttgtttgaagtcaATGAAGACAActctgtttttgaaaatgaatttaaggCGCATGTTATAATTCATCCAAAACAACATATTCGTTTCTCACGCACGAAATCTAAGAGAATACCTGATTTTGATACACATTCCGGTTTTGGAATACTGTCAAAAGACATTCGTATTCCTCCATTTGGGCCAAGTCAAAGATCATCAGACTCTACACCTCCACCATCCATTGTTTTACATAAAGAGTCTAGGATGAACTTTGGGATATTACTGAAAGGTGTGCGTACTCATTCATCTGGGTCAAGTCAAAGATTTTCAGACTCTCCACCTTCACCTCCACCATCTATTGTTTTACATAAAGAGCCTAGGATTAAATTTGGGATACTACCGAAAGGTGTGCCTACTCATTCATCTGGGCCAAGTCGAAGATTTTCAGActctccacctccacctccgCCATCCATTGTTTTACATAAAGAGTCTAGAATGAACTTTGGGATATTACCGAAAGGTGTGTCTACTCATTCATCTGGGCCAAGTCGAAGATTTTCAGACTCTCCACCTCTACCTCCACCATCCATTGTTTTACATAAGAAATCTGGGATTAGCTTTGGGATATTATCGAAAGGTGTGCATATTCTTTCATCTGGACCAAGTGAAAGATTTTCAGActctccacctccacctcccCCATCCATTGTTTTACATAAGAAATCTGGGATTAGCTTTGGGATATTACCGAAAGGTGTGCGTATTCCTCCATCTGGACCAAGTCCAAGATTTGCAGACTCTCCTCCTTCTAACCCTTCCATTGTTTTGCATTAA
- the LOC116404772 gene encoding uncharacterized protein LOC116404772 translates to MEKDSSITIPLPVGIFGISRKTSVLREDIIDLCNMNEVKTFTLVAYMTYLYSSVLGSKENIQYVFVDPSLTSVGHSQESRVRNLCSRLMVSKINEIVLAPFNPG, encoded by the exons ATGGAGAAAGATTCTAGTATCACTATTCCACTACCTGTTGGCATTTTTGGTATTAGTCGAAAGACTTCTGTTCTCCGAGAGGACATCATTGATCTTTGTAACATGAATGAGGTCAAAACATTTACATTGGTGGCCTATATGAC gtaCTTGTATTCATCTGTTCTTGGTTCGAAGGAAAATATACAGTACGTCTTTGTAGATCCGTCCCTCACCTCTGTCGGACACTCGCAAGAATCTCGAGTTCGAAACTTATGCAGTAGATTGATGGTCTCAAAGATTAACGAAATAGTTCTTGCTCCTTTTAATCCTGGGTAA
- the LOC116404766 gene encoding proline-rich receptor-like protein kinase PERK9 has translation MAFRTCVLVLLGLLYQTNGINLFEVNEENSVLENEFKAHVIIHPKQHIRFSRTKSKRIPDFDTHSGFGILSKAIRIPPSGPSQRSSDSTPPPSIVLHKESMMNFGILPKGVPTHSSGPSQRFSDSPPSPPPSIVLHKESRIKFGILPKGVPTHSSGPSRRFSDSPPPPPPSIVLHKESRINFGILSKGVRTHSSGPSRRFSDSPPPPPPSIVLHKESRMNFGILPKGVPTHSSGPSRRFSDSPPLPPPSIVLHKKSGISFGILSEGVHILSSGPSERFSDSPPPPPPSIVLHKKSGISFGILPKGVRIPPSGPSPRFADSPPSNPSIVLH, from the coding sequence ATGGCCTTTAGAACTTGTGTTCTTGTACTCCTTGGCTTGCTCTATCAAACAAATGgtataaatttgtttgaagtcaATGAAGAAAACTCTGTtttggaaaatgaatttaagGCGCATGTTATAATTCATCCAAAACAACATATTCGTTTCTCACGCACGAAATCTAAGAGAATACCTGATTTTGATACACATTCCGGTTTTGGAATACTATCAAAAGCCATTCGTATTCCTCCATCTGGGCCAAGTCAAAGATCATCAGACTCTACACCTCCACCATCCATTGTTTTACATAAAGAGTCTATGATGAACTTTGGGATATTACCGAAAGGTGTGCCTACTCATTCATCTGGGCCAAGTCAAAGATTTTCAGACTCTCCACCTTCACCTCCACCATCTATTGTTTTACATAAAGAGTCTAGGATTAAATTTGGGATATTACCGAAAGGTGTGCCTACTCATTCATCTGGGCCAAGTCGAAGATTTTCAGActctccacctccacctccgCCATCCATTGTTTTACATAAAGAGTCTAGGATTAACTTTGGGATATTATCGAAAGGTGTGCGTACTCATTCATCTGGGCCAAGTCGAAGATTTTCAGActctccacctccacctccgCCATCCATTGTTTTACATAAAGAGTCTAGGATGAACTTTGGGATATTACCGAAAGGTGTGCCTACTCATTCATCTGGGCCAAGTCGAAGATTTTCAGACTCTCCACCTTTACCTCCACCATCCATTGTTTTACATAAGAAATCTGGGATTAGCTTTGGGATATTATCGGAAGGTGTGCATATTCTTTCATCTGGACCAAGTGAAAGATTTTCAGActctccacctccacctcccCCATCCATTGTTTTACATAAGAAATCTGGGATTAGCTTTGGGATATTACCGAAAGGTGTGCGTATTCCTCCATCTGGACCAAGTCCAAGATTTGCAGACTCTCCTCCTTCTAACCCTTCCATTGTTTTGCATTAA
- the LOC101215559 gene encoding uncharacterized protein LOC101215559 gives MLMAIDVCSEISTVGISPRISFSHDLNQTDLLPSSNCDRDRDRLDLSLLESDFDFCIGNLLLQDLSSADELFSNGKILPKSIQPNRQLLSKPNKSHRLIPPIPPDPSRNSVSSEKKSLKELLSASFDGDEKPQSKSFWQFKRSSSLNCESSKSRGLIRSLHFLSRSNSTGSVLNPKQQSNSKDCQRPNLQKQGSSSSSRRSSSSSSSSSFSNSYFANTCSQKPSMRKNFGWNNGNGVGSSSPLLNLPPPYISKVTVSFFGFGSLFCNGKTKKKKK, from the coding sequence ATGCTAATGGCGATCGATGTTTGCTCTGAGATTTCCACTGTAGGAATCAGTCCCAGAATCTCATTTTCACATGATCTGAATCAAACCGATTTGTTGCCTTCTTCTAATTGTGATCGTGATCGCGATCGTTTGGATTTGAGTCTTCTCGAATCCGATTTCGATTTCTGCATTGGTAACCTTCTTCTCCAAGATCTTTCCTCCGCCGATGAACTCTTCTCCAATGGCAAGATCCTCCCCAAATCCATCCAGCCAAACAGACAACTTCTTAGTAAACCTAATAAATCCCATCGTCTAATTCCTCCGATTCCTCCCGATCCTTCCAGAAACTCAGTCTCCTCCGAGAAGAAGAGCCTTAAAGAGCTTCTATCCGCCAGTTTCGATGGCGATGAGAAACCGCAATCCAAATCCTTTTGGCAGTTCAAGCGAAGCAGTAGTCTCAATTGCGAAAGCTCAAAGAGTAGAGGTTTGATTCGATCCTTGCATTTTCTGTCCAGAAGCAATTCAACTGGTTCGGTTTTGAATCCGAAACAGCAATCGAATTCGAAGGATTGTCAAAGACCGAATTTGCAGAAACAGGGTTCCAGTTCAAGTAGTAGAAGATCATCTTCATCCTCATCTTCATCGTCTTTCTCCAACTCCTATTTTGCAAACACGTGTTCTCAAAAGCCTTCAATGAGGAAGAATTTTGGATGGAACAATGGGAATGGAGTTGGAAGTAGTAGTCCTCTTCTCAATCTCCCTCCACCGTACATTTCCAAAGTAACTGTGAGTTTTTTTGGATTCGGATCTCTGTTCTGTAATggtaaaactaaaaagaaaaagaaataa